The Ramlibacter sp. PS4R-6 nucleotide sequence CGGGGATCGGCAGGTCCACGCGGCGGAAGACGATGCCCGTGTCCGGCTGCGCCGGGCGCAGCGTGAGCTCCACCCGCTGCCCGGAGTGCAGCCCCACGCCGACGGCGCGGGTCAGGGTCTTGAGCGTGCGTTGGCGGACCATGGGGTGCGATTTTAAGTGGCGGGGGTCAACGGCGCGTAAACGTCACAGGATGTCCCTGAAAAAGCCGATCCATACCGGGAACGCCCCGAAGCGCCGCCCGGAATGGCCCGTGTGGTAGCCGCGCGAAACGCAGGTGGCCATCATCGCGTTGGCGTCCTCGCCCGCCGCCTTGCGGCCGCTGTTCAGCTCGGTCGTGCCCGTTTCGTCCACCAGCACGTCGCACTTCGCATAGTGCGGCCCGTTCGAATACCGCCGCGCGTAGGGCGCATCGAAGCTGTGGCCCTCGCCGGGCATCACGACGATGCGCACGTTGCCGCCGCGCGCGTTCATCCAGCCCACGTGCTTCTCGCAGTAGCGGCTGGGGGTCTCGTCGTCGACCTCGCCGGTCACCAGGAGCAGGGGCGTGCCGACGTAGGCGTCGCGCTTGGCGTTGCGGTAGAAGCACGGGGCATAGAGCCCCACCACCGCATCCACCGGCTTCAGGGTGAAGTCGCTGGCGTACAGCCGCCGCACGTTGCGCTCGATGATCGCGTGCGCGAACTTCTGCTGCATCATGATCGCGGCGCCGCCGCCCTGCGACTCGCCGACGCTGCCGACGCGGGCGTAGCCCCGCGCGCGCAGGAAGGCCGCCGCCGTCAGGCTGTCGGCGGCCATGTTGAATTCGTTGCCGCCTTTCAGCGAAGCGGCCGCGTAGTCCTCGTGCGTGACACCGATGCCGCGCGGCGTCCAGTGGTCGATGACCAGCGCCGCGAAGCCGGCCTTCTGCAACGCGTCGACGTAGTCGTACATGCGGCTGTCGATGCCTTGCGAGCCATGGGAGATGAGGACCGCATGCTTCGCGCCGGGCGTCGCGAAGAGGAAGCCCTGCCCCGCCAGCTTGTTGCAGGCCCCGGGCACGCACACGATGCTATCCCACGCCACCTTCTCGGCCGCCGACGGGCCGGCGGCCTGCGCATGGACCCCTGCGGCGAACACGCAGGCGGCCAGGAAGAAAAAGGGGTGGGACTGCCAACCCACCCCGCAAGCACTCCCCTTGGAGAACACTCTTTTGATCAGTCCGCCTGCTTGCGCAGGAACGCCGGGATCTCGAAGTCGTCCATGCCGCCGTTGGACAGCGCGTCGACCTTGGCCGCGGCCTGCGTGCGGTTGGTGCGCCACACGCTGGGCACGGCCATGTTCCCGTAGTCGGCACCGGCCGGCTGCGCGGGCTGCGGCGTCGCGGCCTGCTGCTCGCGCGTGACGATCGCACCGGGGCCGGCCACCGCGTTGTTCACCGTGGGCACGTTGAACGGCACGTTGTCGGTGCCGGTGCGCAGCACCTGCAGCGGGGGCGCCGTGCGGCGCTGGCCCTGGCGGGACAGGCCGGTGGCGACGACGGTCACGCGGATGTCCTCGCCCAGCTCGTCGTCGTAAGCCGTGCCGTAGATCACGTGCGCGTCCGGCGAGGCATAGGCGCGGATGGTGTTCATCGCCAGCTTCGACTCGGACAGCTTCAGGCTGCCCTTGGCCGCCGTGATCAGCACCAGCACGCCCTTGGCGCCGGACAGGTCGATGCCTTCCAGCAGCGGGCAGGCCACGGCCTGTTCCGCGGCCAGGCGCGCGCGGTCGGGGCCGTTGGCGATCGCCGTGCCCATCATCGCCTTGCCGGGCTCGCCCATCACCGTGCGCACGTCCTCGAAGTCCACGTTGACGTGGCCGGGCACGTTGATGATCTCCGCGATGCCGCCGACGGCGTTCTTCAGCACGTCGTTGGCGTGCGCGAAGGCCTCGTCCTGCGTCACCTCGTCGCCCAGCACCTCGAGCAGCTTCTCGTTGAGCACCACGATCAGCGAATCGACGTTGGCCTCGAGCTCCTGCAGGCCCTGGTCGGCGTTGGTCATGCGGCGCCCGCCTTCCCAGTCGAAGGGCTTGGTCACCACGCCCACCGTGAGGATGCCCATCTCCTTGGCGATGCGCGCGATCACCGGCGCCGCGCCGGTGCCCGTGCCGCCGCCCATGCCGGCCGTGATGAACAGCATGTGCGCGCCGTCGATGGCCTCGCGGATCGCGTCCTCGGCCGCTTCCGCCGCCTCGCGCGCCTTGTCGGGCTTGCTGCCCGCGCCCAGCCCGCTGGAGCCCAGCTGGATCTGCTTCTGCGCGCTGCTGCGCGACAGCGCCTGGGCGTCCGTGTTCGCGCAGATGAACTCCACGCCCTGCACGGCGCGGTCGATCATGTGCTCGACCGCGTTGCCGCCGCCGCCACCGACGCCGATCACCTTGATCTGCGTGCCCTGGTGGAATTCCTCGACTTCGATCATTTCGATACTCATGGTGTCTCTCCTATCCGTTGCAGTTGCCAATTTCGAAAGATTGTTGTGTGTGCCTTCATCGTCGTTTTCGCCGGGGTGGCCCCGGTGACGCGCGAGAGAGCCAGGTCTTGGTGGGGTGCATGGCTAGAAGTTCCCCACGATGAAGTCCTTGAAGCGGCCGAAGGCCGTCTTCATCGATCCGTGTTTCTGCGCCACCTTCAGGCCGCGCACGCGCGCCAGGCGCGCTTCCTCGAGCTGGCCCATCACGGTGGCCGCCCGCGGCTGCGCCACCATGTCGGCCAGCGCGCCGCCGTACTTGGGCATGCCGCGGCGCACGGGCTTCAGGAAGATGTCCTCGCCCAGTTCCACCATGCCGGGCATCACGGCGCTGCCGCCGGTGATCACCACGCCCGAGGACAGCACTTCCTCGTAGCCCGACTCGCGGATCACCTGCTGCACCAGCGAGAAGATCTCCTCGACACGCGGCTCGATCACGCCGGCCAGCGCCTGGCGCGAGAGCATGCGCGGGCCGCGGTCGCCCAGGCCCGGCACCTCGACCTGCTGCTCGGGGTCGGCCAGCAGCTGCTTGGCATAGCCGCTTTCGACCTTGATGTCCTCGGCGTCCTTGGTCGGCGTGCGCAGCGCCATGGCGATGTCGCTGGTGATCAGGTCGCCGGCGATCGGGATCACCGCGGTGTGGCGGATGGAGCCGCCCGTGAAGATCGCGACGTCGGTCGTGCCCGCGCCGATGTCCACCACCGCCACGCCCAGCTCGCGCTCGTCTTCCGTCAGCACGGCCACGCTCGAAGCCAGCGGGTTGAGCAGGAGCTGTTCGACCTCGAGGCCGCAGCGGCGCACGCACTTGATGATGTTCTCGGCCGCGCTCTGCGCGCCGGTCACGATGTGCACCTTGGCCTCGAGCCGGATGCCGCTCATGCCGATCGGCTCCTTGACGTCCTGGCCGTCGATCACGAATTCCTGCGGCTCGACCAGCAGCAGGCGCTGGTCGGTGGAGATGTTGATGGCGCGCGCGGTCTCGACGACGCGCGCGACGTCGGCCGGCGTCACCTCGCGGTCCTTCACCGCCACCATGCCGCTGGAGTTGATGCCGCGGATGTGGCTGCCGGTGATGCCGGTGTAGACGCGCACGATCTTGCAGTCGGCCATCAGCTCGGCCTCTTTCAGCGCCTGCTGGATGCTCTGCACCGTCGCGTCGATGTTCACCACCACGCCGCGCTTGAGGCCGTTCGACGCCGCCACGCCCAGGCCCGCAAGCTTGAGCTCGCCACCCGGCATGACCTCGGCCACCACCGCCATCACCTTGGCGGTGCCGATGTCCAGGCCGACGACCAGGTCCTTGTATTCCTTAGCCATGTTGTTAAGCGCGTTGCCCCTCGTTCATTTCTTCGCCGCGTCACCGACGGTTGTCGTGACGCCCCTCAACTTCAACGCATAGCCTTCCGCGTAGCGCAGGTCGGCCGACACCAGCGCCTCGGGCGTGCGCCCGTAGCGCGACGCCACCTGCGTCACCGTCTGGATGAAACGGCCCGTGCGCGCCGCCACTTCCGCCGGCGTGCCGCGCCCCAGTTCCACCGAGGCGCCGTTGTCCAGCTCCACCTGCCAGTTGCCGCGCGGCGTGAGCGTCAGCTGCGCCACGCCCAGGTCCAGCGGATCGAACAGCGGCTTGACGGCCTGGTACATCGCCAGCACCTGCGCCGCCTGGTCGTCCGGGCCGGCCAGGCGCGGCAGGTCGTCCTGTTCCACGTCGCCCACGTTGGCCTCGAAGACCTCGCCGCGGTCGCCCAGCAGGCGCGAGTCGCCCTCGCCGCCCCACAGCGCCACCGCGTGGTGTTCCTCGACCACCACACGCAGCTTGTTGGGGAACTCGCGCTTGACCACCGCCTGGCGCACCCACGGCACGCTCTCGAAGGCCTGCCGCGCCGCGGCGAGGTCGATCGTGAAGAAATTGCCCGCCAGCTGCGGCGTCACGTTGGCGCGCAGCGTGGGCACGCTGTTGTGCGAGGTTTCGCCCTGCACCGTGATGCCCGCGATCGCGAAGAGCGGATGCCGCACGGCCCACCACGCGCCCGCCGCCGCGAACAGCGCGAGGCCGATCGCGAACAGCGCGCTGGCCGCGAGGTTCATCAGCTTCACGTCGAACGGCATGGGCAGGGCGGCGCTCATTTCTTCGCGGCCTCCTTCGGTTCCTGGTCCAGCGACGCCGACGCCAGCAGCATCACGCACAGGTCCTCGTAGCTGATGCCCGCCGCGCGCGCCGACATGGGCACGAGCGAATGGCCCGTCATGCCCGGCGACGTGTTGATCTCCAGCAGCGAGGGCTTGCGCGTCTTCGCGTCGATCATCACGTCGATGCGGCCCCAGCCGCGGCAGCCCAGCACGCGGTAGGCCTTCACCACCAGTTCCTGGATCGCCTGCTCCTCGCCCTCGGGCAGGCCGCAAGGCACCAGGTACTTGGTGTCGTCGGTGAAGTACTTGTTCTGGTAGTCGTAGTTGCCTTCGGGCGCGACGATGCGGATGACCGGCAGCGCGTGCGCCGATTCGCCCGCGCCCAGCACGGGGCAGGTCACCTCGTCGCCCGCGACGAACTCCTCGCACAGCACGTCGGCGTCGAGCGCGGCGGCGGCGTCCACCGCTGCAGCCATGTCCGAATAGCCTTGCACCTTCGCCACGCCGATGGACGAGCCCTCGCGCGCGGGCTTCACGATCACGGGCAGGCCCAGGTCGTCGGGCACGGCGCGCACCTGTTCGCGCGTGTAGGACCCGCGGTGCAACAGCGTGAATTTCGGCGTGGGGATGCCTTCGGCCAGCCACACGCGCTTGGTCATCACCTTGTCGATGGAAATCGCCGAGGCCATCACGCCCGAGCCGGTGTACGGGATGCCGAGCAGCTCCAGCGCGCCTTGCACCGTGCCGTCCTCGCCGAAGCGGCCGTGCAGCGCGATGAAGCAGCGCTTGAAGCCCTTGCGCTTGAGTTCCACGAGGTCGCGCTCGGCCGGGTCGAAGGCATGCGCATCGATGCCCTTGGATTGCAGCGCCTTGAGGACGCCGCTGCCGGACATCAGCGACACCTCGCGTTCGGCCGAGCGGCCGCCCATGAGCACGGCCACCTTGCCGAAGCTGGGCACGTCCGCGGCCTTGCGGCGCTCGGTGCCGTCCCAGTTGGCGGGCTTCTGGGTGCTCATGCGGCACCTCCCATTTCCACCAGCTTCGCCGGCACGCCGCCGATGGAGCCCGCGCCCATGCACATCACCACGTCGCCGTCGCGCGCCATCTTGAAGATCGCCTCGGGCATCTGCGCAATGTCCTCGACGAAGACCGGCTCGACCTGGCCCGCGACGCGCATGGCGCGCGCGAGCGAGCGGCCGTCCGCTGCGACGATCGGCGCCTCGCCCGCCGAATACACCTCGGCCAGCAGCACCGCGTCGGCTTCGCCCATCACCTTGACGAAATCCTCGAAGCAGTCGCGCGTGCGCGTGTAGCGGTGCGGCTGGAACGCCAGCACGAGCCGGCGGCCGGGGTACGCGCCGCGCGCCGCGCGCAGCGTGGCCGCGATCTCGACCGGGTGGTGGCCGTAGTCCTCGATCACCGTGAACTTGCCCTTGCCACCGGCAACCGCAACGTCTCCATAGCCCTGGAAGCGCCGGCCGACGCCGCGGAACTCCGCCAGCGCCTTTTGCACGGCGGCATCGGGGATGTTCAGTTCCACCGCGATAGCGATGGCCGCCAGCGCGTTGAGCACGTTGTGCTGGCCCGCGAGGTTGAGCGTCACTTCCATGTCGGGCAGCGTGACGCCGTTGCGGCGCTGCGCCGTGAACTTCATCTGCGGCCCCGCGGCGCGCACGTTCACCGCGCGAACCTGGGCGTCCTCGCCGAAGCCGTAGCTCGTCACCGGGCATTGCACTTCGGCCGAGACTTCGCGCACCGCCGCGTCGTCGGTGCACAGGATCGCCGTGCCGTAGAACGGCATGCGGTTCAGGAAATCGAGGAAGGCGCGCTTCAGGTTGCGGAAGTCGTGCCCGTAAGTCTCCATGTGGTCGGCGTCGATGTTGGTGACGACCGCCATCACGGGCAACAGGTTCAGGAATGAGGCATCCGACTCGTCGGCCTCGACCACGATGTAGTCGCCGCTCCCAAGCTTGGCGTTGGCGCCCGCGCTGTTCAGGCGGCCGCCGATGACGAAGGTGGGGTCGAGCCCGCCTTCGGCCAGCATGCTGGCCACCAGCGACGTGGTCGTCGTCTTGCCGTGCGTGCCGGCGATCGCGATGCCCTGCTTCAGGCGCATCAGCTCGGCCAGCATCATGGCGCGCGGCACCACGGGGATCTTCTTCACGCGGGCCGCGATCACCTCGGGGTTGTCGGCCTGCACGGCGGTCGACGTGACGACCGCATCGGCGCCGCCGATGTTCTTGGCATCGTGGCCGACGAAGGTGGCTATGCCCAGCGACTTCAGGCGCTTGAGCGTGGCGCTGTCCGACAAGTCGGAGCCCGAGATCGTGTAGCCCAGGTTGTGCAGGATCTCGGCGATGCCGGACATGCCGGCGCCACCGATGCCGACGAAGTGGATGTGCTTGATGGCGTGCTTCATTTCGCGAGTTCCTCGCACGCGGCCACGACCTCTTCGGTCGCATGGATCTTCTGCATCTTCTTGGCCGCTTCGGCGCGGCGAATGAGTTCGTTGCGGTCGACCGTGCGCAGCAGCCGGGCGAGCCATTCGGGCGTGAGGTCCCGCTGCTGCACCAGCCAGCCGCCGCCGGCATCGACCAGGAATTTCGCGTTGGTCGTCTGGTGGTCGTCCACCGCCGCCGGGAAGGGCACGAACACCGCGGCGCAGCCGACGGCCGCGATCTCGGTGACCGTGCTCGCGCCCGCGCGGCACACGACCAGGTCGGCGTCGGCATAGGCCTGCGCCGTGTCGTCGATGAAAGGTGTGAGCTCGGCCTGCACGCCGGCGGCCGCGTAGTTCGCACGCAGTTCGTCGATCTGCTTCGCGCCGCTCTGGTGCAGCACCTGCGGGCGCTCGGCGGCCGGGATCAGCGCCAGCGCCTTGGGCACGACGTCGTTGAGGCCCTTGGCACCGAGGCTGCCGCCGACGACCAGCACCTTCAGCGGGCCCGTGCGGCCACCCAGCCGCTGCGCGGGCTCGGCCTGCTTCAGGAAACCTTCGCGCAGCGGGTTGCCCACCCATTGCGCCTTCTTCAGCACGTTGGGGAAGGCGCTGAACACGCGGTCCGCCACGCCCGCCAGCACCTTGTTGGCCATGCCGGCGATGGAGTTCTGCTCGTGCAGCACCAGGGGCTTGCCGAGCAGCACGCTCATCATCCCGGCGGGGAAGGTGATGTAGCCGCCCAGGCCGATCACCACGTCGGGCTTCACGCGCCGCACGACGCCGATGCTCTGCGCAAAGGCCTTGAGCAGGCGCAGCGGCAGCAGCACCAGGGTCTTCAGGCCCTTGCCGCGCACGCCGCCGAAGTCGATGGCCTCGAAGGGGAAGCCCCGCGGCGGCACCAGCTGGCTTTCCATGGTGCCGGCGCCGCCACCGAGCCAGTGCACCTGCCACGAGCGTGCACGCAGCGCTTCCGCGACCGCGAGGCCGGGGAAGATGTGGCCACCGGTGCCGCCGGCCATCACGAGGGCGCAGCGCTGCGTCATGCGCGCCCTCCCCTCATGAGCATCTTGTTCTCGTAGTCGATGCGCAGGACGATCGCGATCGCCACGAGGTTCATCAGGATCGCCGAGCCGCCATAACTCATGAGCGGCAGCGTCAGGCCCTTGGTCGGCAGCGCGCCCAGGTTCACGCCCATGTTGATGAACGCCTGGAAGCCGACCCAGATGCCCACGCCTTGCGCGACCAGCCCGGCGAACACGCGGTCCAGCGCGATGGCCTGGCGGCCGATGTGCATGATCCGCCGCGTCATCCACAGGAAGGCGGCGATGACGGTGAGCACGCCGATGAGGCCGAACTCCTCGCCGATCACCGCCAGCAGGAAGTCGGTGTGCGCCTCGGGCAGCCAATGCAGCTTCTCCACGCTGCCGCCCAGCCCCACGCCGAAGATCTCGCCGCGGCCGATGGCGATGAGCGAGTGCGACAGCTGGTAGCCGCGGCCCAGCGCGTGCTTCTCGCTCCACGGGTCGAGGTAGGCGAAGATGCGGTCGCGCCGCCAGTCCGACAGCGCGATCATCAGCACGAAGGCCACGGTGATCACCGCCGCGATCAGGAAGAACATGCGCGCGTTGACGCCGCCGAGGAACAGGATGCCCATGGCGATCACCGCGATCACCATGAAGGCGCCCATGTCGGGCTCGGCCAGCAGCAGCAGGCCGACCACGGCGACGGCGGCAGCCATCGGCAGCACGGCGCGGAAGAAGCGCTCCTTCACGTCCATCTTGCGCACCATGTAGTCGGCGGCGTAGAGCAGCGTGGCGAGCTTCGCCAGCTCGGACGGCTGGAAGCTGATGAAGCCGAACCCCAGCCAGCGCCGCGCGCCGTTCACACCCTTGCCGATGTGCGGGACGAGCACGACCATCAGCAGCACCAGCGACGCGACGAAGAGCCAGGGCGCGAGCTTTTCCCAGGTTGCCACCGGCACCTGGAAGGCGAGCAGCGCGGCGATGAGCGAGATCGCGACGAACGACCCGTGGCGCACCAGGAAGTGCGTCTGCGTGTAGTTGGCGAAGCGCGGGTTGTCCGGCAGCGCCACGGATGCCGAGTAGACCATCACCAGGCCGAAGCACAGGAGCGCCACGCTCACCCACACGATGGCGCGGTCGATCGCATGCACGGCCACCGGCCGCGGCCCCGCGGACGCGCCGCCGAACCAGCGGCCCAGGGTGGAGGCCATGGCGCTCACGCCTGCACCTCCAGGTCGATGCCCGCTTCGTCGGCGATCGCCTTGACC carries:
- the ftsA gene encoding cell division protein FtsA encodes the protein MAKEYKDLVVGLDIGTAKVMAVVAEVMPGGELKLAGLGVAASNGLKRGVVVNIDATVQSIQQALKEAELMADCKIVRVYTGITGSHIRGINSSGMVAVKDREVTPADVARVVETARAINISTDQRLLLVEPQEFVIDGQDVKEPIGMSGIRLEAKVHIVTGAQSAAENIIKCVRRCGLEVEQLLLNPLASSVAVLTEDERELGVAVVDIGAGTTDVAIFTGGSIRHTAVIPIAGDLITSDIAMALRTPTKDAEDIKVESGYAKQLLADPEQQVEVPGLGDRGPRMLSRQALAGVIEPRVEEIFSLVQQVIRESGYEEVLSSGVVITGGSAVMPGMVELGEDIFLKPVRRGMPKYGGALADMVAQPRAATVMGQLEEARLARVRGLKVAQKHGSMKTAFGRFKDFIVGNF
- a CDS encoding cell division protein FtsQ/DivIB → MSAALPMPFDVKLMNLAASALFAIGLALFAAAGAWWAVRHPLFAIAGITVQGETSHNSVPTLRANVTPQLAGNFFTIDLAAARQAFESVPWVRQAVVKREFPNKLRVVVEEHHAVALWGGEGDSRLLGDRGEVFEANVGDVEQDDLPRLAGPDDQAAQVLAMYQAVKPLFDPLDLGVAQLTLTPRGNWQVELDNGASVELGRGTPAEVAARTGRFIQTVTQVASRYGRTPEALVSADLRYAEGYALKLRGVTTTVGDAAKK
- the murG gene encoding undecaprenyldiphospho-muramoylpentapeptide beta-N-acetylglucosaminyltransferase; this translates as MTQRCALVMAGGTGGHIFPGLAVAEALRARSWQVHWLGGGAGTMESQLVPPRGFPFEAIDFGGVRGKGLKTLVLLPLRLLKAFAQSIGVVRRVKPDVVIGLGGYITFPAGMMSVLLGKPLVLHEQNSIAGMANKVLAGVADRVFSAFPNVLKKAQWVGNPLREGFLKQAEPAQRLGGRTGPLKVLVVGGSLGAKGLNDVVPKALALIPAAERPQVLHQSGAKQIDELRANYAAAGVQAELTPFIDDTAQAYADADLVVCRAGASTVTEIAAVGCAAVFVPFPAAVDDHQTTNAKFLVDAGGGWLVQQRDLTPEWLARLLRTVDRNELIRRAEAAKKMQKIHATEEVVAACEELAK
- a CDS encoding dienelactone hydrolase family protein; translated protein: MGWQSHPFFFLAACVFAAGVHAQAAGPSAAEKVAWDSIVCVPGACNKLAGQGFLFATPGAKHAVLISHGSQGIDSRMYDYVDALQKAGFAALVIDHWTPRGIGVTHEDYAAASLKGGNEFNMAADSLTAAAFLRARGYARVGSVGESQGGGAAIMMQQKFAHAIIERNVRRLYASDFTLKPVDAVVGLYAPCFYRNAKRDAYVGTPLLLVTGEVDDETPSRYCEKHVGWMNARGGNVRIVVMPGEGHSFDAPYARRYSNGPHYAKCDVLVDETGTTELNSGRKAAGEDANAMMATCVSRGYHTGHSGRRFGAFPVWIGFFRDIL
- a CDS encoding D-alanine--D-alanine ligase → MGGRSAEREVSLMSGSGVLKALQSKGIDAHAFDPAERDLVELKRKGFKRCFIALHGRFGEDGTVQGALELLGIPYTGSGVMASAISIDKVMTKRVWLAEGIPTPKFTLLHRGSYTREQVRAVPDDLGLPVIVKPAREGSSIGVAKVQGYSDMAAAVDAAAALDADVLCEEFVAGDEVTCPVLGAGESAHALPVIRIVAPEGNYDYQNKYFTDDTKYLVPCGLPEGEEQAIQELVVKAYRVLGCRGWGRIDVMIDAKTRKPSLLEINTSPGMTGHSLVPMSARAAGISYEDLCVMLLASASLDQEPKEAAKK
- the ftsW gene encoding putative lipid II flippase FtsW, with the protein product MASTLGRWFGGASAGPRPVAVHAIDRAIVWVSVALLCFGLVMVYSASVALPDNPRFANYTQTHFLVRHGSFVAISLIAALLAFQVPVATWEKLAPWLFVASLVLLMVVLVPHIGKGVNGARRWLGFGFISFQPSELAKLATLLYAADYMVRKMDVKERFFRAVLPMAAAVAVVGLLLLAEPDMGAFMVIAVIAMGILFLGGVNARMFFLIAAVITVAFVLMIALSDWRRDRIFAYLDPWSEKHALGRGYQLSHSLIAIGRGEIFGVGLGGSVEKLHWLPEAHTDFLLAVIGEEFGLIGVLTVIAAFLWMTRRIMHIGRQAIALDRVFAGLVAQGVGIWVGFQAFINMGVNLGALPTKGLTLPLMSYGGSAILMNLVAIAIVLRIDYENKMLMRGGRA
- the ftsZ gene encoding cell division protein FtsZ: MSIEMIEVEEFHQGTQIKVIGVGGGGGNAVEHMIDRAVQGVEFICANTDAQALSRSSAQKQIQLGSSGLGAGSKPDKAREAAEAAEDAIREAIDGAHMLFITAGMGGGTGTGAAPVIARIAKEMGILTVGVVTKPFDWEGGRRMTNADQGLQELEANVDSLIVVLNEKLLEVLGDEVTQDEAFAHANDVLKNAVGGIAEIINVPGHVNVDFEDVRTVMGEPGKAMMGTAIANGPDRARLAAEQAVACPLLEGIDLSGAKGVLVLITAAKGSLKLSESKLAMNTIRAYASPDAHVIYGTAYDDELGEDIRVTVVATGLSRQGQRRTAPPLQVLRTGTDNVPFNVPTVNNAVAGPGAIVTREQQAATPQPAQPAGADYGNMAVPSVWRTNRTQAAAKVDALSNGGMDDFEIPAFLRKQAD
- the murC gene encoding UDP-N-acetylmuramate--L-alanine ligase; this encodes MKHAIKHIHFVGIGGAGMSGIAEILHNLGYTISGSDLSDSATLKRLKSLGIATFVGHDAKNIGGADAVVTSTAVQADNPEVIAARVKKIPVVPRAMMLAELMRLKQGIAIAGTHGKTTTTSLVASMLAEGGLDPTFVIGGRLNSAGANAKLGSGDYIVVEADESDASFLNLLPVMAVVTNIDADHMETYGHDFRNLKRAFLDFLNRMPFYGTAILCTDDAAVREVSAEVQCPVTSYGFGEDAQVRAVNVRAAGPQMKFTAQRRNGVTLPDMEVTLNLAGQHNVLNALAAIAIAVELNIPDAAVQKALAEFRGVGRRFQGYGDVAVAGGKGKFTVIEDYGHHPVEIAATLRAARGAYPGRRLVLAFQPHRYTRTRDCFEDFVKVMGEADAVLLAEVYSAGEAPIVAADGRSLARAMRVAGQVEPVFVEDIAQMPEAIFKMARDGDVVMCMGAGSIGGVPAKLVEMGGAA